The Thermofilaceae archaeon genome segment TGCGGTAATGGTCTTCTACGCGGAGACGCGGGAGAGCGAGTGCGTGCTTGTGCCCCCGCTGGAGGCCGACGGCTTTGAGCACCCCATTCCGGGTTTTGGCGCAAGCGACTGCCGCCGAAAGTGCCGCTCCCACCTGCTCAAGTGCAGCGGAGACCTTGAAGCCTGCACTGCTAGGATCCTGTCAGCGTTCGAGAGGGCCGGCTTGAAACCGAAAACGGTTAAAATCACTGCTTGAGGGCGGATCGTGGAGCCCCGCGTACTGGGCGACGAGCTTCTGGCAGTCGGTAGGCGCTTGAAGCTGCTGAGGAGGAGGGTTGAGGCTGGAGGCGTCGTCTTCGAAAGGGACGTGGTAGCCTTCGGCGAGGCGGTGATCGTC includes the following:
- a CDS encoding GIY-YIG nuclease family protein, coding for MDLPRSAGVYALLLRVSAPLHLSIRGLQHRLEPGYYVYVGSARGPGGLRARVERHLRRAKRLRWHIDQITGGADAVMVFYAETRESECVLVPPLEADGFEHPIPGFGASDCRRKCRSHLLKCSGDLEACTARILSAFERAGLKPKTVKITA